The following proteins come from a genomic window of Populus alba chromosome 12, ASM523922v2, whole genome shotgun sequence:
- the LOC118060642 gene encoding putative disease resistance protein RGA4 isoform X2 — MAEALLSPILEQLTTVVAQQVQEEVNLVGGVQKQVDKLKSNLLAIQSVLEDADRKQVKDKAVRDWADKLKDVCYDMDDVLDEWSTAILRWKMEEAEETTRSLQKMRCSFLGSPCFCFNQVARRRDIALKIKEVCEKVDEIAKERAMFGFELYRATDELQRITSTSLVDESIVRGRDDEREALVSKLLGESSQEARDVDVISLVGLGGIGKTTLAQLAFNNAEVTAHFEKKIWVCVSDPFDKVRIAKAILEALQRGASNLVELESLLQSVSESIKGKKFLLVLDDVWTESHGQWEPLKLSFKGGAPGSRILVTTRKHAVATMMGTDHWINLERLSDEVCISIFNQVAFHKRSKDERERLTEIGGKIASKCKGLPLAAKVLGGLMQSKRTREEWEHVLSSELWELEHVERALFPPLLLSYYDLPYVARRCFLYCAMFPKDYEMGKDQLVKMWMAQGYLKETPSRDMELVGEEYFQVLVARSFFQDFQMDEHEVDVNNLGEQKTETTYERVHHLSMKLSEETSFPMSIHKAKGLRSLLIDSRDPSLGAALADVFKQLTCIRSLNLAESSIKEMPNEVGKLIHLRHLNLASSVKLQSLPETMCNLCNLQSLNVSGCWSLKELPLAIGKLTKLRHLKIVYSSVAFIPKGIERITCLRTLDRFTVCGGGENRSKAANLGELKNLNHIGGSLTICNLRDIEDVSEAVEAQLKNKKRLLRLELQFDGEKTELQANEDALIEALQPPSDLENLIISDYGGIFLPNWMMILTRLQNLVLVNCRNVNVLPPLGRLPNLESLSLTGLKLTRLDGGFLGIENVGNTNINEGEIARVAAFPKLKRLSIWHLKELEEWDGIERRVGEEDSTTTSIFIMPQLVEFRILKCPLLRALPDYVLTAPLQKFSIEYCPNLRKRYNREEMGEDGHRISHIPNILFKE, encoded by the exons ATGGCAGAGGCACTTTTATCGCCAATTTTGGAGCAGTTAACCACGGTCGTTGCTCAACAG GTACAGGAAGAAGTGAATCTAGTAGGGGGTGTGCAGAAACAAGTCGACAAGCTGAAAAGCAATCTCCTTGCTATCCAATCTGTCCTTGAAGATGCAGATAGAAAACAAGTGAAGGATAAGGCTGTGAGGGATTGGGCAGACAAGCTCAAAGATGTATGCTATGATATGGATGACGTGCTAGATGAATGGAGCACTGCAATTCTTAGATGGAAAATGGAGGAAGCTGAAGAAACTACTCGCAGCCTACAGAAGATGCGATGTTCCTTCCTGGGATCTCCTTGCTTTTGTTTCAATCAAGTGGCTCGACGTCGCGACATTGCCCTCAAGATCAAAGAAGTATGTGAAAAAGTGGATGAGATTGCCAAAGAGAGAGCTATGTTTGGCTTTGAGTTGTACAGAGCCACTGATGAACTACAACGAATAACAAGTACCTCCCTTGTTGATGAATCAATCGTGCGTGGTCGAGATGATGAAAGGGAAGCCTTAGTAAGCAAGTTGCTGGGCGAAAGTAGTCAGGAAGCGCGGGACGTGGATGTCATCTCTCTAGTAGGGTTGGGTGGGATTGGAAAGACAACTCTCGCCCAACTTGCTTTTAATAATGCTGAGGTTACGGCTCATTTTGAGAAAAAGATATGGGTGTGTGTTTCAGATCCATTCGATAAGGTTAGGATAGCAAAAGCTATCCTTGAGGCGCTTCAAAGGGGTGCATCGAATTTAGTTGAATTGGAATCCCTTTTGCAAAGTGTTTCTGAATCTATTAAGGGAAAGAAGTTCCTTCTTGTCCTTGATGATGTATGGACAGAAAGTCATGGGCAATGGGAACCACTGAAACTATCTTTCAAAGGCGGTGCACCAGGAAGCAGAATTCTAGTGACCACTCGTAAACATGCTGTCGCAACAATGATGGGAACGGACCACTGGATCAACCTTGAGAGATTATCTGATGAGGTATGCATTTCAATATTCAATCAGGTGGCATTCCATAAAAGAAGCAAAGATGAGCGCGAAAGATTGACAGAAATAGGCGGCAAAATTGCAAGCAAGTGCAAGGGCTTGCCTCTAGCTGCCAAGGTATTAGGAGGTCTAATGCAGTctaaaagaacaagagaagAGTGGGAACATGTTTTATCTAGCGAACTGTGGGAGCTAGAACATGTTGAAAGAGCACTATTTCCACCTTTGCTTTTGAGTTACTACGATTTACCTTATGTGGCAAGACGATGTTTCTTGTATTGTGCCATGTTTCCAAAAGACTACGAGATGGGAAAAGACCAATTGGTGAAGATGTGGATGGCTCAAGGTTACCTTAAGGAGACTCCAAGTAGAGATATGGAGCTTGTTGGAGAGGAGTATTTTCAAGTCTTAGTAGCACGTTCTTTCTTCCAAGATTTTCAGATGGATGAGCATGAAG TAGATGTCAATAACCTTGGAGAACAAAAAACGGAGACTACATATGAAAGGGTTCATCATTTAAGCATGAAGCTGTCAGAGGAGACCTCTTTTCCCATGTCTATTCACAAAGCCAAAGGTCTTCGCAGCCTCTTGATTGACAGTAGAGACCCTTCACTAGGAGCTGCACTAGCTGACGTATTCAAGCAGTTGACATGCATCAGGTCATTGAATTTGGCAGAGTCTTCGATCAAAGAAATGCCAAACGAGGTAGGGAAATTGATACATTTAAGACACCTCAATTTGGCAAGTAGTGTAAAGTTGCAGTCCCTGCCAGAAACCATGTGTAATTTATGCAATCTGCAATCCCTAAACGTGTCTGGGTGTTGGTCTCTCAAGGAATTACCTCTTGCGATTGGAAAGCTTACCAAGTTGAGGCATCTGAAGATTGTTTATTCAAGTGTAGCATTCATACCAAAGGGAATAGAGAGGATAACTTGTCTTCGAACATTAGATCGTTTTACTGTGTGTGGTGGTGGTGAGAATAGAAGTAAAGCTGCTAATTTAGgagaattaaaaaacttaaatcacaTTGGAGGGAGTCTCACGATATGTAATCTGAGAGATATAGAAGATGTGAGTGAAGCTGTGGAAGCACAACTTAAGAATAAGAAGCGCTTGCTTCGTTTGGAATTGCAATTCGACGGGGAGAAAACAGAGTTGCAAGCGAATGAGGATGCTTTAATTGAAGCTTTACAGCCGCCGTCAGACTTGGAAAATTTAATCATATCTGATTACGGAGGGATTTTTTTACCCAATTGGATGATGATATTAACCAGATTACAGAACCTTGTGCTCGTAAATTGTAGAAACGTCAATGTTTTGCCACCGCTGGGAAGATTGCCCAACCTCGAAAGCCTTTCTTTAACAGGGTTGAAGCTGACAAGGTTGGATGGTGGATTTTTAGGCATAGAAAATGTTGGCAATACCAATATTAATGAAGGAGAAATTGCAAGAGTCGCCGCTTTCCCCAAATTGAAAAGACTTAGCATATGGCATCTCAAAGAACTAGAGGAGTGGGATGGGATTGAAAGGAGAGTGGGAGAAGAAGATTCCACCACGACTTCAATATTCATCATGCCACAACTTGTTGAGTTTAGAATTCTCAAATGCCCATTGTTGAGAGCACTACCGGACTATGTTTTGACAGCGCCTCTACAGAAATTCTCCATAGAGTATTGCCCCAATCTAAGGAAACGTTACAATAGGGAGGAGATGGGTGAAGATGGGCACAGGATTTCTCACATcccaaacattttatttaagGAATAG
- the LOC118060642 gene encoding putative disease resistance protein RGA3 isoform X1: MAEALLSPILEQLTTVVAQQVQEEVNLVGGVQKQVDKLKSNLLAIQSVLEDADRKQVKDKAVRDWADKLKDVCYDMDDVLDEWSTAILRWKMEEAEETTRSLQKMRCSFLGSPCFCFNQVARRRDIALKIKEVCEKVDEIAKERAMFGFELYRATDELQRITSTSLVDESIVRGRDDEREALVSKLLGESSQEARDVDVISLVGLGGIGKTTLAQLAFNNAEVTAHFEKKIWVCVSDPFDKVRIAKAILEALQRGASNLVELESLLQSVSESIKGKKFLLVLDDVWTESHGQWEPLKLSFKGGAPGSRILVTTRKHAVATMMGTDHWINLERLSDEVCISIFNQVAFHKRSKDERERLTEIGGKIASKCKGLPLAAKVLGGLMQSKRTREEWEHVLSSELWELEHVERALFPPLLLSYYDLPYVARRCFLYCAMFPKDYEMGKDQLVKMWMAQGYLKETPSRDMELVGEEYFQVLVARSFFQDFQMDEHEGMTFKIHDIVHDFAQFLTKYECLTVDVNNLGEQKTETTYERVHHLSMKLSEETSFPMSIHKAKGLRSLLIDSRDPSLGAALADVFKQLTCIRSLNLAESSIKEMPNEVGKLIHLRHLNLASSVKLQSLPETMCNLCNLQSLNVSGCWSLKELPLAIGKLTKLRHLKIVYSSVAFIPKGIERITCLRTLDRFTVCGGGENRSKAANLGELKNLNHIGGSLTICNLRDIEDVSEAVEAQLKNKKRLLRLELQFDGEKTELQANEDALIEALQPPSDLENLIISDYGGIFLPNWMMILTRLQNLVLVNCRNVNVLPPLGRLPNLESLSLTGLKLTRLDGGFLGIENVGNTNINEGEIARVAAFPKLKRLSIWHLKELEEWDGIERRVGEEDSTTTSIFIMPQLVEFRILKCPLLRALPDYVLTAPLQKFSIEYCPNLRKRYNREEMGEDGHRISHIPNILFKE, from the exons ATGGCAGAGGCACTTTTATCGCCAATTTTGGAGCAGTTAACCACGGTCGTTGCTCAACAG GTACAGGAAGAAGTGAATCTAGTAGGGGGTGTGCAGAAACAAGTCGACAAGCTGAAAAGCAATCTCCTTGCTATCCAATCTGTCCTTGAAGATGCAGATAGAAAACAAGTGAAGGATAAGGCTGTGAGGGATTGGGCAGACAAGCTCAAAGATGTATGCTATGATATGGATGACGTGCTAGATGAATGGAGCACTGCAATTCTTAGATGGAAAATGGAGGAAGCTGAAGAAACTACTCGCAGCCTACAGAAGATGCGATGTTCCTTCCTGGGATCTCCTTGCTTTTGTTTCAATCAAGTGGCTCGACGTCGCGACATTGCCCTCAAGATCAAAGAAGTATGTGAAAAAGTGGATGAGATTGCCAAAGAGAGAGCTATGTTTGGCTTTGAGTTGTACAGAGCCACTGATGAACTACAACGAATAACAAGTACCTCCCTTGTTGATGAATCAATCGTGCGTGGTCGAGATGATGAAAGGGAAGCCTTAGTAAGCAAGTTGCTGGGCGAAAGTAGTCAGGAAGCGCGGGACGTGGATGTCATCTCTCTAGTAGGGTTGGGTGGGATTGGAAAGACAACTCTCGCCCAACTTGCTTTTAATAATGCTGAGGTTACGGCTCATTTTGAGAAAAAGATATGGGTGTGTGTTTCAGATCCATTCGATAAGGTTAGGATAGCAAAAGCTATCCTTGAGGCGCTTCAAAGGGGTGCATCGAATTTAGTTGAATTGGAATCCCTTTTGCAAAGTGTTTCTGAATCTATTAAGGGAAAGAAGTTCCTTCTTGTCCTTGATGATGTATGGACAGAAAGTCATGGGCAATGGGAACCACTGAAACTATCTTTCAAAGGCGGTGCACCAGGAAGCAGAATTCTAGTGACCACTCGTAAACATGCTGTCGCAACAATGATGGGAACGGACCACTGGATCAACCTTGAGAGATTATCTGATGAGGTATGCATTTCAATATTCAATCAGGTGGCATTCCATAAAAGAAGCAAAGATGAGCGCGAAAGATTGACAGAAATAGGCGGCAAAATTGCAAGCAAGTGCAAGGGCTTGCCTCTAGCTGCCAAGGTATTAGGAGGTCTAATGCAGTctaaaagaacaagagaagAGTGGGAACATGTTTTATCTAGCGAACTGTGGGAGCTAGAACATGTTGAAAGAGCACTATTTCCACCTTTGCTTTTGAGTTACTACGATTTACCTTATGTGGCAAGACGATGTTTCTTGTATTGTGCCATGTTTCCAAAAGACTACGAGATGGGAAAAGACCAATTGGTGAAGATGTGGATGGCTCAAGGTTACCTTAAGGAGACTCCAAGTAGAGATATGGAGCTTGTTGGAGAGGAGTATTTTCAAGTCTTAGTAGCACGTTCTTTCTTCCAAGATTTTCAGATGGATGAGCATGAAGGTATGACATTCAAGATCCATGATATAGTGCATGATTTTGCCCAATTTCTGACAAAATATGAATGTCTAACAGTAGATGTCAATAACCTTGGAGAACAAAAAACGGAGACTACATATGAAAGGGTTCATCATTTAAGCATGAAGCTGTCAGAGGAGACCTCTTTTCCCATGTCTATTCACAAAGCCAAAGGTCTTCGCAGCCTCTTGATTGACAGTAGAGACCCTTCACTAGGAGCTGCACTAGCTGACGTATTCAAGCAGTTGACATGCATCAGGTCATTGAATTTGGCAGAGTCTTCGATCAAAGAAATGCCAAACGAGGTAGGGAAATTGATACATTTAAGACACCTCAATTTGGCAAGTAGTGTAAAGTTGCAGTCCCTGCCAGAAACCATGTGTAATTTATGCAATCTGCAATCCCTAAACGTGTCTGGGTGTTGGTCTCTCAAGGAATTACCTCTTGCGATTGGAAAGCTTACCAAGTTGAGGCATCTGAAGATTGTTTATTCAAGTGTAGCATTCATACCAAAGGGAATAGAGAGGATAACTTGTCTTCGAACATTAGATCGTTTTACTGTGTGTGGTGGTGGTGAGAATAGAAGTAAAGCTGCTAATTTAGgagaattaaaaaacttaaatcacaTTGGAGGGAGTCTCACGATATGTAATCTGAGAGATATAGAAGATGTGAGTGAAGCTGTGGAAGCACAACTTAAGAATAAGAAGCGCTTGCTTCGTTTGGAATTGCAATTCGACGGGGAGAAAACAGAGTTGCAAGCGAATGAGGATGCTTTAATTGAAGCTTTACAGCCGCCGTCAGACTTGGAAAATTTAATCATATCTGATTACGGAGGGATTTTTTTACCCAATTGGATGATGATATTAACCAGATTACAGAACCTTGTGCTCGTAAATTGTAGAAACGTCAATGTTTTGCCACCGCTGGGAAGATTGCCCAACCTCGAAAGCCTTTCTTTAACAGGGTTGAAGCTGACAAGGTTGGATGGTGGATTTTTAGGCATAGAAAATGTTGGCAATACCAATATTAATGAAGGAGAAATTGCAAGAGTCGCCGCTTTCCCCAAATTGAAAAGACTTAGCATATGGCATCTCAAAGAACTAGAGGAGTGGGATGGGATTGAAAGGAGAGTGGGAGAAGAAGATTCCACCACGACTTCAATATTCATCATGCCACAACTTGTTGAGTTTAGAATTCTCAAATGCCCATTGTTGAGAGCACTACCGGACTATGTTTTGACAGCGCCTCTACAGAAATTCTCCATAGAGTATTGCCCCAATCTAAGGAAACGTTACAATAGGGAGGAGATGGGTGAAGATGGGCACAGGATTTCTCACATcccaaacattttatttaagGAATAG